TTACTATTAGAAATCAACCCTTTAATAAAAACATTTGATAACAAAATTATTCCTGTAGATATAAAAATTGTATTAGATGATAATGCTTTGTTTCGTCATAAGAAATATGCCATGATGTATGATCAAGAAGATCTTGATCTCATTGAAAAAGAAGCGAATGAAGCTAAGTTAAATTTTTTGAAATTGGAAGGAAACGTAGGATGTATGGTCAACGGAGCTGGATTAGCTATGGCAACTATGGATATGATTAAATTTTGTGGTGGAGAACCTGCTAACTTTTTAGATATAGGAGGTTCTGCGGATAAAGAACGTGTAGAAAAAGCTTTTTATCTTATATTGAAAGATCAATCTGTTAAAACAATATTAATCAATATATTTGGTGGAATAGTCCGTTGTGATACAGTAGCAAAAGGAATAATTAATTCATATTCTAAAATTAATCATGATATTAAAATTCCGGTGGTTGTTCGTTTACAAGGTACAAATGAGGAAATTGCAAAAAAAATCCTTCAAAAGAGTTTATTGCCCATTTATTCGACAGATACATTGAAAGATGCTGCTGATAAAATTCAAGAAATTTTGCAGATAAGATAGATGCTTATGAATAAAGTTTTTTCTAATAAAATTGTATTAACCGATAAATATAAACCATTAAAATGGAATGATTTAGTGGGACAAGATAATATTTCTAGAACTTTAAAAAAGGCAATACAAGAAAATCGTTTATCTAAAGTTTTATTTTTTTTTGGACCAAAAGGAGTAGGAAAAAATGCATGTGCACATATTTTAGCGAATGAATTGAATTCTTTTTCAGAATTCAAAGATTTTTCTTTAAATACATTTGAGATTAATGGTTTTTTTCACAATTCCTTGGAGGATATTTATAAAATTATTCATAAATCTCGCTCTTTCCCTAAAAAAGGGAAGTACAATATTCTTATTATTAAGGAAATACATAAATTTTCTAAAGATTTTTTTGATTTTTTCTTAAAATTTATAGAAGAAAAAAATACGCATATATTATTCATTTTTTTCGGAATAGAAGAAAAAATAGTTCCGGAATTTATTCTGTCACGTTGTCAAATTTTTGAATTTAAAAGTCTTTCTGTAAAAGACATTTTTTTTCATTTAAAAATGATTGCGGAAAAAGAAAATATAGAAGTAGAAAATGAAGCTTTATTGATTATTTCTAAGCATGTAGAAGGATCTCTTAGCAAAGCGATTCATTTATTTGATAGATTCATATCCAATGGAATAAAAATATCCAAATGTTATATAATGAATAAATTGGGAATAATTGATGTCAAGTTTTATTTTGAAATAGTAGATTCTCTTTTAGATAAAAATGTTTATAAAACATTAACTCTGTTAAATCAAATTTTACAAAAAAAAATTGACTCTCATAATTTGGTAGTTGGATTAACCAAACATTTCAGAAATTTATTTTTTTCTAAAAATAATGAAACAATTTCCATTTTGAAATTTAAAAAGGAAATCATACAATCTTATATCGAACAATCAAAAAAAATATCTTTCTTTTTTTTAATTCATGCTTTGAGCATTTTTCATCGTTTGGAAAAAGAATACAGATTAAACAATCAAAATTT
This sequence is a window from Blattabacterium cuenoti. Protein-coding genes within it:
- a CDS encoding AAA family ATPase, with the translated sequence MNKVFSNKIVLTDKYKPLKWNDLVGQDNISRTLKKAIQENRLSKVLFFFGPKGVGKNACAHILANELNSFSEFKDFSLNTFEINGFFHNSLEDIYKIIHKSRSFPKKGKYNILIIKEIHKFSKDFFDFFLKFIEEKNTHILFIFFGIEEKIVPEFILSRCQIFEFKSLSVKDIFFHLKMIAEKENIEVENEALLIISKHVEGSLSKAIHLFDRFISNGIKISKCYIMNKLGIIDVKFYFEIVDSLLDKNVYKTLTLLNQILQKKIDSHNLVVGLTKHFRNLFFSKNNETISILKFKKEIIQSYIEQSKKISFFFLIHALSIFHRLEKEYRLNNQNFRLSIEIHLIQLAHFFFIHKKNHENFLKKSKEFSSYKENEKINFLQKNWIKFVQKFSEKINPIYLDFLKNEIQFKIIKNKIFFMIPCKLENRDFLFIQTNFEKYFKKKLNNPHLEFKVIKKESKEYPIEKYNFLSQKNKLVKTLIERLNLRISSSQEEKNLL